Genomic window (Helianthus annuus cultivar XRQ/B chromosome 3, HanXRQr2.0-SUNRISE, whole genome shotgun sequence):
actaccacctaaatcgatagcacatgcccgcagcatgtcttccaacgtttgaatagtacgctcactctgaccgtctgtctgatgatggtaagccgtactaaaattcaaacgtgtgcccaaagattgctggaagcttttccagaaatgagacgtgtatctagtatctcgatcagagataatagacacaggtatgccatgaagggctacaatcttatcaacgtataactgggctaatgtgtcggagctataagtctccttgatgggtaagaaatgagctgacttagtcagtctatcgactataacccatattgtgtcgtttcctttctttgtcttgggtaacttggtaataaaatccatagttacgcattcccacttccattcaggaagttcaggctgttgtagcaagccagacggcttttgatgctcagccttgacttgcgcacaagttaagcatttggctacataagcggctacagactttttcaagcctatccaccaataatttgcctttagatcctgatacattttatctgctccaggatggacagaatatttggaactatgggcttcctggaggataacatcccgtagtcctccataaataggaacccatattcgcccattcaaccgtaaaattccatccttgctaagagttaactgctcttcagtcactcccagcttctccttaggatagttagcttccatcacagcttctctctgtgcagctaacaccctttcaatcagattattctttacttcaatgctcttagcattgattcggatgggtttcaccctttcttttctactcagtgcatcagcgactacattcgccttgccgggatgatatttgatttcacaatcataatcatttaaggtttccatccaacggcgttgcctcatgtttaattccttttggttaaacagatgttgaaggctcttgtgatctgaatagatcacaaacttgattccgtacagataatgcctccacagttttagtgcgaacacaacggcacccaactccaagtcatgggtggtgtaattcttttcgtgcaccttcaactgtctcgacgcataggcaataaccttgcctttttgcatgagcacacaccccatgccagtgtgtgacgcgtcgcagtaaactacgaactcttcggtaccttccggtagtgtcaacacaggggcgttgcttagcttttgctttaaaatatcaaaggactcttgctgcttagggccccaaacaaacttctccttcttcttggtcaaggaggttaagggtgcagcaatccttgaaaaattttcaatgaatctcttgtagtatcctgctaaccccaggaaactatgaatttcggtaggtgtctttggctcttgctaattcatgaccgcctctaccttagcaggatccacctggataccacgctcgctgacgacatgtccaagaaattggactgctcaattcgcacttagagaatttggcatagagtttctcctgatgcagcaatttgagaatacagcgaaggtgtttctcgtggtcagctttgttctttgagtagataagaatgtcgtcgatgaacacgatgacgaatttgtccaaatacggcttgcagacgcgattcatgagatccatgaacgcagccgatgcatttgtgagcccaaaaggcatcactaggaactcgtagtgaccgtaacgagtcctaaatgctgttttatgtacgtcttcatctctgactttcagttgatgatagcctgacctcaaatcgatcttcgaaaagtagcttgccccttgtaactgatcgaacaaatcgtcgatcctcagtaagggatatctattctttatcgtgaccttattaagctcgcgatagtcgatgcacagacgcatcaatccgtccttctttttaacaaacaggacaggtgctccctagggagatgaactaggtttgatgaaacctttcgcTAACAGCTCATCCAGCTgagtcctcaactccttcatttctgttggtgctagcctgtaaggtgctcttgcaataggtgctgctccagggatgatatcaatcctgaattccacttgtctatctggtggcaacccaggtagatcttcggggaaaacttctggatattccgaaatgacgggaatgtcttctatcttcggtttgggctcttcaataattacctgtgccatgtagatgacacagcctctttttaaacatcATGAAGCCTTGAGCATTgttacgttctcgggcaatccatactgcgtatctcctcgaatggtaagcgattcaccagtcggagtctttagcactatatgttttctgttgcagacgatctgggcctggttgtgggataaccagtccatacccagaactatgtcaaaaccagccagtttaaagggaagtagagatagaggaaaagagtgattcttaatggatatcacacatccatctagtatagtggagacggtttctactgtgccgtctgctagctctacctcgtaattcacatttaaggttttgacaggcatattcagcaatttgcaaaatttttggtctacgaaggacttatcagcgctgaatcaaaaagtactcttgcaaagatattatttacgagaaaagtacctgtgattacgttatcatcttgcaaagcttccttcacatccatcttgaagaATCTTGCATTATTCTTTTTGGCTTCTTtcggcttcttggcgtatttggggcagttgcttttaatgtgccccttctcattgcagttatagcaggtcgcatcttttatcttcttgcagtccacagtcttgtggtccttggacttgcacagtccgcaagcatacgacctcgactgggactgtgagttcgacccgagcctacacttcccaaagtgatacttctggcagtttttgcacttgggcttctctccagATTGCTGCCCATCTTTCCTCGACTCTGACCCTCTCTTGctatcaccgttcccacggtgtttcttgcccgaccttcgtgaggtatcgtcctcacgcttcctcttctcggcttctttgttcctcagcgaccGTTGCCGGACCGCATcctgagtgagggacaaagataagTCGGTCACATatctgaaggtcgttggccgagaggccttcacgcttgccttaatctcgggggctaacccaccaatgaaacgagcgattctccttggctccggggttaccagatatggaaccaaccgagacatcgtgttgaagctcgttaggtaagcttggcagtcaaggtttgtcatcaccaatgatacaaagtcggattctatcttttccacctcatgttgagggcagtaattttctttgatgagagaaatgaattcctcccatgtcatgctgtatagaacagcttttcccgaggcctgaaccagcgccctccaccaagccagggcctagcccttaaacgattgcgacacaaactttaccacgtccttttccgcacagccactgatgtccaccacggtgtccatctcatccagccacgtcatacaatcgactgcgcctttctccccagtgaagtctcggggtttacaagacaaaaagtacttgtaggtgcagcccctggcacgggatgcatcagtatattccctttcacgacgaacactgttttcgttggacgagtgattatcgtcgtcctttttgggctttgacaggggtttgctgtgggattttgagtgtgttttcggCTTGGAGGGTGGTTTGGATACGGTTCTGCTCCGAGATTCGGTATgttcctcgtattgtcgatcgagagctgcctgaacagcgttgtcgacCAGAGCTTTTAActgagcgcccgttaaatgtatttgggcgttatcgtattcgtcttcactcgtatgactattttctccattaggttcagccatggtaacttgaatccgttacagaagataacgaaaattttatttaggagtttattattgaattgtctttatggcaattcattaaccatggtaacaaagaccatatctggttaatttgttactcactttttatttaggatttgaacatacttatcctaattacgaATAAtgttgctagtggcataaaacctagtcacgaggacgttattataatattagccgagattacagagaatcaaggtatgaaggtttgaaccgtagtcctttttaccctttctgacagggagtcatagaccaccactgtcttttgtcttattatgacaatgATTATGGCCCacaggcactacatcactaatggatgtttgataattcggcccgtaggcactacatcgctaatggatgttttaacaagtgatcatcttcattgatgatttgacccatgatttattatatcattaatttgggccttGGAATCCTCAGAAAGGATTCTTATtcaagaatgacgcgtgtgattttaacgaatcacatctgccatgaacgttaacatgcttacagaggttaactggaattctgaatcttttagTCAGGTCTTACCATCTCGGCCGGgtctaaaagacacctggctaggtttcactcttaagattctttatttaggcagatttaatttaaaaggaatgattttgatttatttaatatatagtaataacaaaaatgaaattataATATAACTTCAATTACGATTACacgttgccctaaacgggacttttaaacaagtacatacctacatagaggttaataatgagacaagtccacgcagggaccaatacatgatagatgtccgcgcagggactaaaagataagtccacgtagggactgaaatacgataaatgtccacgtagggacttatttaaaatagacattacattagaacacatataaggactaatggtcacgtttcttcttcttgcctttcaacaggttcgctagacccttaaggaatcccctgttgttctttcgttcttcctcgaaatcccgttccacacgagttaagcggtggaggatttcttcttgttcgggcggagaaaaacgtggttgtggcgccggttgcggaactggaggtctaggaggtgctggatacccatgagctgagtagtccggtatccccatgtttccaaaagctccgtcgggatagcgggcattatacctagccgctatcacatatgggtcgcgatcatagttgtaattgtaatgtgcgtgcgacgatggttcgaacgggttgtatgccgctgGACTTGTGTATGCAGGTATtaggtggtcatacccaaatggtggcgaagatggtgcaattggtgcggagttcgcctcctgtactggacttgaaggtccttcttcaggtACTAACGGatagtgactagcactcgagtggcgaggggtgctgaaatgaaaatcccctcctcgggtagacatccgtgcgcctgatcttcttcgCCTCGGCGGATTTGGAACTACTAGTTGagccggtggcggtggtggtggcgtaactgccacaaaacgtggatcctcggagggatcttattgttgttgctgctcgtgttgcgatgtctgatgggaGGGTGTGAAGTACCACTCGTGCTGGTTGAACAACGCTTGAAAACTATCTGGCCCTTGATAAGGTGTGCCATGAAAAgaagatccatcagagatctcgataggatgtgtgggtgtaccacgagcaggttctatgggatctgtgtcctcatccatatggtcttctgagaagtgatcctgtggtcctaacgggacaaagcctgcaggttcctgaatgtaatcCGCTGGGTTAAACTGGCCCCCgaagtaaggagtgggatcgtcaaaagcacggtgcgataccgaacgctgtagaggcatgtaggagggttgagggttattgggatcattttcggaatctgGACCGAACGAGTGACGGTACGATGGCATCGAGCTATGAGAGGTAGAATGTCGAGCAGGTTCAAAAAGGTCTCTTCGTctttgtggttcttcactccttgtggtcgaaggagctcgagtgtttgatggtccagcttcgtgattgacgtgatgtcgtgggtcacgcaaatttaatccctaaacaactgtagttagcggtagtagggtatcgaactcagggagtatgtggaaaatgtgttgattgtgtagctttgtatttatactaaaattaaactaacttgcagaaaattaaaattcaagattgtggattgttgttttggaaaactaaattaagaactaattcaaatcaaagtaggttgtaagcaattaggagagaacaatgatcaccctaggtttcagtttctttaaacaattgtgtgcaatttcactagaaagagttacatagacataactcgtgtatgtgtgattgaagtgataaaagggaacaaagtactcggattagataatgcgaggttgtttcccgatgacctattaaccaataaccaaccccaacccttcccgtgatatctcggttgccaacggcaccaagaacgtacgatcaaGACTAGAAATTGTGATATAGATTAAcgcactacaaacaatcaaacatacaccatgacattcaagcaacgcaaaatatcattctagaaatgcagaaattaacacacaaaagtcttagaaacattcacctaggatgatcaccgaagagtttagccggacatggctcggtgaatcatcatcaacattaatctagtgttcatacgaattaaaaacacaaaccgaatgtttagAATTGTTCACAAAGCAAGCAAATACTCCAAATTCGCCTCCCAAGTCTCcaagaaccgtcaatgatgagataataccaaaagacacacccaaaaacgagtatattgtggcagttacacttttcacgttcaggctccaccgtaaattacggctccaccgtaatttacggtggacatcaAACTGTTACGGTGAGGTGAAACTGAGTTACGGTGCAACATATATGAAAAAatgggccaccgtaaattacggtagtaccgtaatttacggtaccaagCTGCCTTCACTTCTTTGTTTTGTCTTGTGTTCTTCTCTCGACCCGTTTTCACCAAAGCATCCATAAGCTGCCTTTTATCCATCTCTTGTCTCTTAAtttgcacctgaaacataagcatcgtagttatctaattcaagataattacacggctaAATGGAGAATTATTTCATGTTTTaacacacttaagggttgtccaaaggaccacccgtcacatccccacacttaaccgttgcttgtcccaagcaactcatcaacatAGTTCCGAAACAAGTGATCAAATCAGCCAAACAAATCATGCAATTTCTTTACCAACCCCCTTTTTAATGCCCCAAGCAATACACCCCTCACAatttctctcctctcggctacaagtggaaactagcaaagataagctagacacacactaggcaaacgggtggttgcgcaatcataagcttgtacctgaatcaactatcctcctataacgggtcaaacatgaatgcaaatcaaaagGGCTTAAAGGTTGTAATGTGGCTAggtgtatgggtaggaaatggaatatatatgagtagcgaaaattcgacccggtctttttattacaactACCAAAAACAACTAACAATGCatactactatatacaagacaatgaaaccttcttttttttttttttttttcttttcaatttttttttttttcttcatattttttttttcaatcacacaatacgataaTACACTAACCACGACTATTTCAAACTCATAAACTACTAATTATATCACTAAtgctataagaccgggtcaaatttgggtgaattttcaagtaagtagctaggggaaGCAAACGATAAGCTTTtaaggcacaaaatgggcaactaaatgtccaaacccccgcccctctcgcaaccatgctcatatatataacttatgaggtccaaccccccaaatcccacactcactcacaccaacgacgaggctacctagtgcccttatcctttctacattcatgtctaacaaagattcaaattgcattcaagcacaagttctaatgcacccccatccgtagccactctcatcaaagattaTTTATATACACGTGTGGCTACAACTCTTACCAAGAATGAAAAGGGTAATAAGGGTTGCCGGTGTATTGACTTGGGGATAAATTGGGGCGACAAGATTTCACATTGTTTTGCTCGGCttaaaatttttttcaaaaatcttcaaaaaaattccccccatccccacacttgggatacattgtccccaatgtatggtctGGGAGGTTTTGATCACTACTTCAATCAACATCCACAAGAAGCTTCtcatctcaaaccccaaatttcttttttttgtatttttttcattttataatttttttatgtttttcattttaaacacaacaccaccaaccaaccaaacccaacaatcaatcatatgatcaatcaccacccatcctcccaccataatcaacataaaccaacaaatatatacaaactatacaagagAGAGAATACCACCTGATCAATAATAACGCGGTCCTGGGGGCCCAAAAATGGATGACATCATATCGCTCCATTCTCCAAACCCGAACAAGCCGCTACTGCTTCCCTCTTGTTGTTGTGGTCCCTCTTGCCGTCTTGGATCAAGCCACTGAGAATGGTGGAGTTGTGGAGTCGGATACGAAACGCTGCCATCATACGGTGGCAATgaggcataatccacatgttgtggatcctcagccaccggccttccggcatgccaatccgcatgcatCCGCCTCATCTGATCATCGTGATATCGGTTATTCATTTCCACCTCCTGCGAATATGCGTGGGTCCGGTGCCATAATTCATTGCGGTCGAAGCTATGTTTAAGCGCCCGCTCAATACTAGCGCTATTCCGCGTGCCTTGATCAAATAACGACCTCTCCGAACCCGACCAAGTATCAAAGATGGCCGCCGGCGGGCGTTGGCTCTCGATCACCTCCTGCATTGAACCACTATAAGCCCACCCCGGCTCATATGGTTGCTGCGCATAGTCGTAAAATGTGCCACCATGACCACCATGAAAAGCCCCAAAACCAACATTTGCACCACCCGTTGGCTCGTCTGCGTAATCATCATCCCCACTCGGAATTAACTCTTCATCGCTTTCAGGTTCATCCGGTTCTCCCGGTAACAACTCCCTTGCACCTAATTTCAACGCCCTCCACCGTTGACCCTCCGATTTCAGCTTGTGATAACGTTCAGACGAAGTGTATGTCCAAACGTTTCCCAACCTATCCAAAGTAAAAGGCAAGTGCCTTTTCGTTAAACCGCGGTCTTCAGATGTGAGTGCCTTCTGCTGTTTCATTAAGCCCGTTATGATGCGACAGTACGGGACAATGTCTCTCCCGTATTTGTTCCGGCATATCCACAAATGGTGCATAATCAGGTAGCGTATTGGAAACCGTGGGGACCCGTGCATCAATGAATACAGAACAGGTATCTCTGGAAACCTCACCTGTTCTTTATCCCCTCTCCTTGGGATGACATTAAGTAAACAGATCGTATGCAAGAGCTTGGCTTCTATCTTCAGATTTTTTCGGTATAACACGCCACCATACCTACCGGGCAAAAACAAATCAGCCAACATACTGTTCCATGTCACGTGCTTCTCGGGTTTGAGCAATAAATCATCAAGCGTGGGAATCATGTACTCCCTAGTTGGAAGGCTATCATATTTTCCCAACTTCTTCAACGTATCGAATGACATTTCAACTGGTACCCCATGTACCGTCCCAACCAACTTCATTTGTGATGGCCTGTGGAAGTTGTGACATTTAAGCGTTGCCATCCACTCCTGAATCTCAGTCAAAAACAAATTGCTCTTATCCTTATCCCAACACTTGAGTGCTCCTTCCCAACCCAAAGCACGGAACTTGTCATACACCCCGAACTGGCCCAACTGAGGCTCATCAACATCTCTTTCACAGATGAATGCGGCCGCTTTATTCTTTAACTTGTTCATGCAGTCGTTATACAGAGTTGGCTGCCAAATTTCGGGTTGGTCATCCAACGACCCCGAATTCCACACCGGTTTATCTCTTGGGTCTAACTGCATCTCTTCTTCTTCCTCGCTTTCGCTTTCACTAACCCTACCCTGATATTGCCTCTTCTTCGATGGCTGCTCCTTCTCCTTGCCCTTGCCTCTTGATGAGGATGAACTTGACCCCGGCTTTTCCTTTGTCTTTGCCATTTCCTACACACATGAAGAAACAACAAAACAACACAAAAAttaacattctcttcacaaatcatccccacacttgcttgttgcCATGGTTGTAGATTTTAGTGAACCCAAAATATAtcaagaattttcaaaaattgggcatggtgtctctacaatgtagaacatcccaaaagttcactactttaaccatattcctacatctacaaccatcaACCATGTTCAATAACAATTCCATACTCATATCCTAGCAACAAGCAAGTGAGCAAGAACATATAACCTAAATCACCTTGTTTTTCACAATGCATCTCCATAATATAGTAAAGTAAGTGTTCATACCTTGTTTCAAGATGAGAGGATGCTTGTGAAactaaaaatccaaaaacccccAAATTATCTCAACCTAGGGTTTCAAACTTCGACCCCAAAACCACGTTTTCTCTGAAATTCCTCCTCACAATCACGAAGCTCGTGAAAATTTAGCCAATTTAGACCAAAACTCCACTTGATTTGGGCAAAGATTGAGGATTTTATGAAGAGAAGAAGGTGGAAGAAGAACTATGAAGTTTGTGGGGTCTTTGGAGAAGAAAAAGTGGAAAGGTGAAGAATGAATGAGTGGTTAGGGTATAATGCACGTGAATATGATTGTTTATTTtcgggttttttatattttttttttttataaacacgGAACTGAACCGACGGAAACACATTTGCtgcgtaccgtaatttacggtctcaccgtaaattacggtgagacctggaTGACAAAAATGCACCGTAATTCAGACTGTTTCCACCGTAAACCTCACCCAATTTtttcaccaccgtaaattacggcattaccgtaatttacggtaaactCTGGGCTTCCCTTTTCACCGTAAAACAGGAGGTTTACACCATAAAACTCCAAAATTTTTTAaccaccaccgtaaattacggctccaccgtaatttacggtggacactgGGCATCTCCATTTTGGCAAAACTTTGAAGTTTATATgaccaatttttttaaatttttaaaatttttcgatttttttatgttttttaattatttcaaaaacttggaaaaatcaccctaccccctcaaaaatcccgtgttgtcctcaacacgatGTAAGAGCAATTCGCGACCCgaacttccccacacttgtttcgaacacggaCTTCGAGGAACTATGGCAATTATGCAACtatacaaacaaaacaaaacaaaactactatgtacactatcaccaaacctgggcctcttacGATTGTTCCTCCTCAACCGGGCGTAggatgtagcccgctttgtcaagctccaagttgttgatgtcattgccatccaaatacggctttaacctgtgaccgttcaccgtttgttgtttcaatgttCGCTCGTCTTGAATGTCAACATCTCCGAACCTTCCCACTCGTCGGACAACATAAgggcccatccacttgctcttTAGTTTCCCCGCGAACATTTTCAACCTTGAATTGTATAACCacactttttgacccacttcaaagttcttCTTCTTTATCTTCGCATCATGAACCTTTTTCAGTTTGTCTTTGTATGCGGATGCACACTCATATGCTTGGTCCCTTATCTCTTCAATTTCATTCAGTTGAAGCTTCCTCGCCCGACCCGCTTCATCATAGTCCGCATTCACTGTTTTAATTGCCCAATATGCCCTATGTGCCAACTCCATAGGCAAATGACATCCTTTCCCGTAAACCATTCGATACGGAGTGGTATCAAGTGGGGTTTTGAAAGCCGTGCGAtatgcccacaatgcatcatcaagcttgcttgaccaatctTTCCTATCCGTTCTAACCGTTTTCATTAGAATTTCTTTGATTTGCCGGTTAGATACCTCCACTTGACCACTTGTTTGTGGGTGGTACGGTGTAGCCACACGGTGATTCACACTATATCTCTTCAACAACTttccaaaattgaaatttttaaaatgtgaaccaccatcacttattatcacccgAGGTACACCGAAACGAGAAAAAATGTtggattgcacaaacttacatacaacggaatgatcgttggtccttgtggcaatagcttcaatccatttcgacacataatcaaccgcaaccaatatgtataaaaacccatttgagtttgggaaaggacccatgaagtctattccccaaacatcaaatacctcCACTACCAAAATTGGTTGCaacggcatttcatcacgtttcgaaatgcttcccattctttgacaattgatgcaatttcGGGCATACTCACGAGCatccttgaaaatcgtgggccaataaaacccactcgATAACACCCGATAGCCTGTCTTATTCccactaaaatggcccccacatgcggatgaatgagcatgggtcaatatctctaaaacttcagtttcgggaacacatcttcttatcacttgatcagccccgattttgaacaagtcgggttcgtcccatatatattgcttcacttgactagAAAACTG
Coding sequences:
- the LOC110929219 gene encoding uncharacterized protein LOC110929219, whose protein sequence is MAKTKEKPGSSSSSSRGKGKEKEQPSKKRQYQGRVSESESEEEEEMQLDPRDKPVWNSGSLDDQPEIWQPTLYNDCMNKLKNKAAAFICERDVDEPQLGQFGVYDKFRALGWEGALKCWDKDKSNLFLTEIQEWMATLKCHNFHRPSQMKLVGTVHGVPVEMSFDTLKKLGKYDSLPTREYMIPTLDDLLLKPEKHVTWNSMLADLFLPGRYGGVLYRKNLKIEAKLLHTICLLNVIPRRGDKEQVRFPEIPVLYSLMHGSPRFPIRYLIMHHLWICRNKYGRDIVPYCRIITGLMKQQKALTSEDRGLTKRHLPFTLDRLGNVWTYTSSERYHKLKSEGQRWRALKLGARELLPGEPDEPESDEELIPSGDDDYADEPTGGANVGFGAFHGGHGGTFYDYAQQPYEPGWAYSGSMQEVIESQRPPAAIFDTWSGSERSLFDQGTRNSASIERALKHSFDRNELWHRTHAYSQEVEMNNRYHDDQMRRMHADWHAGRPVAEDPQHVDYASLPPYDGSVSYPTPQLHHSQWLDPRRQEGPQQQEGSSSGLFGFGEWSDMMSSIFGPPGPRYY